In one window of Miscanthus floridulus cultivar M001 chromosome 12, ASM1932011v1, whole genome shotgun sequence DNA:
- the LOC136497727 gene encoding putative pentatricopeptide repeat-containing protein At5g08490 isoform X1, whose protein sequence is MRARYHSLGRTSYAAASASSRKAARRALHAAAPAPGHMQSQRGSAPLGLAAPAAPHIGRMLAEGLRPGALELAAAIRSAMAVPGGSGGALARCLHGLAVKYGRVASSATVAKAVMDAYGRFGSLADALLVFDEMARPDAVCWNILITACSRRGLFEDAFVLLRSMLSCGVVGQSMPTAVTVAIIVPACAKWRHLRTGRSVHGYVVKTGLESDTLCGNALVSMYAKCGGSRAMDDAHRVFSSIRCKDVVSWNSVIAGYIENRLFQEALALFSQMISLGSLPNYSTVASILPVCSFTEFGRYHGKEVHGFVVRHGLEMDVSVSNALMTHYSKVLEMKAVESIFANMDMRDIVSWNTIIAGYVMNGYHYRALGLFQGLLSTGIAPDSVSFISLLTACAQVGDVKAGMGVHGYILQRPVLLQETSLMNALVTFYSHCDRFDDAFRAFTDIPNQDSISWNALLSACANSEQHIEKFFVLMSEMCRGVNQWDSVTVLNVIHVSTFCGIKMVREAHGWSLRVGYTGETSVANAILDAYVKCGYSHDACILFRNHDGRNIVTDNIMISCYLKNNCIEDAEVIFNHMAEKDLTSWNLMIQLYAQNDMDGQAFSLFNHLQSEGLKPDIVSIANILEACIHLCSVQLVRQCHAYMLRASLEDIHLEGALVDAYSKCGNITNAYNIFQVSSKKDLVTFTAMIGCYAMHGMAEEAVELFSKMLKLNIRPDHVVLTTLLSACSHAGLVDAGIKIFKSIREIHRVVATAEHYACMVDLLARSGHLQDAYMFALDMPPHAVNANAWSSLLGACKVHGEIEIGQLAADQLFSMEEGDIGNYVIMSNIYAADEKWDGVEHVRKLMKSKDMKKPAGCSWIEVEKTRHLFIASDTNHQDRSCIYDMLGSLYQQIKDTQTQNMTMMKSM, encoded by the coding sequence ATGCGCGCGCGCTATCACAGCCTCGGCCGCACGAGCTATGCAGCAGCATCTGCTTCTTCTCGCAAGGCGGCGCGCCGCGCGCTCCACGCGGCGGCGCCCGCTCCCGGTCACATGCAGAGTCAGCGCGGTAGCGCGCCGCTCGGGCTCGCTGCCCCCGCCGCGCCGCACATTGGTCGTATGCTGGCCGAGGGCCTCCGGCCGGGCGCGCTCGAGCTCGCCGCGGCGATCAGGTCGGCCATGGCCGTGccgggcggcagcggcggcgccctCGCGAGGTGCCTCCACGGGCTCGCCGTGAAGTACGGGCGCGTGGCGAGCAGCGCGACGGTGGCGAAGGCGGTCATGGACGCGTACGGGAGGTTCGGGTCCCTCGCGGACGCCCTCCTGGTGTTCGACGAAATGGCGCGCCCCGACGCGGTGTGCTGGAACATCCTCATCACCGCGTGCTCTCGCCGTGGGCTTTTCGAGGACGCTTTTGTTTTGTTACGGTCGATGCTCTCCTGTGGCGTAGTGGGGCAGAGCATGCCGACCGCAGTGACAGTGGCTATAATTGTTCCGGCATGCGCAAAGTGGAGGCATTTGCGGACCGGCAGAAGCGTCCATGGCTACGTGGTGAAAACTGGTTTGGAGTCAGATACTCTCTGTGGAAATGCATTGGTGTCAATGTATGCAAAATGTGGTGGAAGCAGGGCAATGGATGATGCACATAGAGTGTTTTCTTCTATTCGCTGTAAAGATGTTGTTTCATGGAATTCGGTCATCGCAGGGTACATAGAGAATCGGTTATTTCAAGAGGCACTTGCGCTGTTCAGTCAGATGATCTCACTGGGATCTCTTCCAAATTATTCAACAGTGGCTAGTATTCTTCCTGTGTGCTCATTCACGGAGTTTGGGAGGTATCATGGGAAAGAAGTGCACGGTTTCGTGGTCAGGCATGGTTTGGAAATGGATGTATCTGTTTCTAATGCACTGATGACACATTATTCCAAAGTGCTTGAAATGAAGGCTGTAGAATCAATATTTGCAAATATGGATATGAGGGATATCGTATCATGGAACACCATTATTGCAGGATATGTGATGAATGGGTATCACTATAGAGCATTGGGCCTGTTTCAGGGGCTTCTGTCTACAGGAATTGCTCCTGATTCTGTTTCTTTTATCAGTCTGCTCACTGCTTGTGCTCAAGTAGGTGATGTCAAAGCAGGGATGGGGGTTCATGGTTACATCCTTCAAAGGCCAGTACTTCTTCAAGAAACATCCTTAATGAATGCTCTTGTCACCTTTTATAGTCACTGTGATAGGTTTGATGATGCTTTCCGTGCTTTCACCGATATTCCGAACCAAGACTCAATTTCATGGAATGCACTTCTCTCTGCTTGTGCCAACAGCGAACAGCATATCGAGAAGTTCTTTGTATTGATGAGTGAAATGTGCCGTGGGGTAAATCAGTGGGATTCAGTCACAGTCTTGAATGTTATACACGTGAGTACCTTCTGCGGGATTAAGATGGTCCGTGAAGCTCATGGGTGGTCCCTACGAGTTGGTTATACAGGTGAAACTTCAGTAGCAAATGCTATTCTGGATGCTTATGTGAAGTGTGGCTACTCACACGATGCATGCATACTTTTCAGAAACCATGATGGGCGGAACATTGTAACTGACAATATAATGATTTCTTGCTACCTGAAAAATAACTGTATAGAGGATGCTGAGGTGATCTTCAACCATATGGCTGAGAAAGACCTGACTTCATGGAATTTGATGATCCAGTTGTATGCGCAGAATGACATGGATGGTCAAGCTTTCAGTCTGTTTAATCACTTGCAATCTGAAGGCTTGAAGCCTGATATTGTTAGCATTGCAAACATTCTTGAGGCTTGCATCCATTTGTGTTCTGTACAGCTTGTGAGACAATGCCATGCCTACATGCTCAGAGCATCCCTAGAAGACATCCATCTTGAAGGAGCTCTTGTTGATGCATACTCAAAGTGCGGCAACATAACCAATGCATATAACATCTTTCAGGTCAGCTCAAAGAAGGACCTTGTTACATTCACTGCCATGATTGGATGTTATGCGATGCATGGAATGGCAGAAGAGGCAGTAGAGCTGTTCTCTAAAATGCTTAAACTTAACATTAGGCCAGACCATGTAGTTCTGACCACGCTCCTGTCAGCATGCAGTCACGCAGGGCTGGTTGATGCAGGAATCAAAATTTTCAAGTCCATCAGAGAGATTCACAGAGTTGTAGCGACAGCAGAACACTATGCGTGTATGGTTGACCTTCTTGCCCGTAGTGGACATCTCCAAGATGCATATATGTTTGCCTTGGATATGCCCCCTCATGCAGTCAATGCCAATGCATGGAGCTCCCTGCTAGGGGCATGCAAGGTCCATGGAGAGATCGAAATTGGCCAACTCGCTGCTGATCAGTTGTTCTCGATGGAAGAGGGGGACATTGGGAACTATGTCATTATGTCAAACATCTATGCAGCTGATGAGAAATGGGATGGTGTTGAGCATGTCCGGAAACTGATGAAGTCCAAGGATATGAAGAAACCTGCAGGATGCAGCTGGATTGAGGTTGAGAAGACTAGGCATTTGTTCATAGCCAGCGATACTAACCACCAAGATAGGTCTTGTATCTACGATATGTTAGGAAGTTTGTATCAGCAAATCAAAGATACACAGACGCAGAACATGACAATGATGAAATCTATGTGA
- the LOC136497727 gene encoding uncharacterized protein isoform X2, with amino-acid sequence MHRQKIANSGWAAFDRKWRSADGSGDEGDADSFPALSSFGAPNLASSSITEKNGLKPKPFASVVCPSVDSGAVSTGRGSKHSANVDNGNDGAISASVNKVKLLKDAHSWADSNLIEDVLAAVNNDVSQASDLLKAMVSPDLQTGEGTTSGQPAAVMNKTHGLPSESAAAGNANPDSSQLLLPPMNFPSIPLQPEFEEIDDDYLNYRKDALKMLRAATKHSQSASNAFLRGDHAAAKELSLRAQEERAAAEKLNNKAAEEIFRLRNSNNDIWKIDMHGLHASEAVAVLERHLHMIEFQQPGNKSASTEDLAKLESAYSESTTGSNIELATEKVVLRRPKQSILHVITGMGNHSKGQASLPVAVRGFLIENGYRFDEPRPGVFAVRPKFRRR; translated from the exons ATGCATAGACAGAAGATTGCAAACTCTGGGTGGGCTGCGTTTGATCGCAAGTGGCGCAGCGCAGATGGCAGTGGGGATGAAGGTGATGCTGATTCATTTCCGGCTCTCTCAAGTTTTGGAGCCCCCAATCTTGCTAGCAGCTCCATTACAGAAAAGAATGGGCTGAAACCAAAGCCTTTTGCTTCAGTGGTTTGCCCTTCTGTTGATTCTGGAGCTGTTAGTACTGGACGCGGAAGTAAGCATTCAGCTAATGTCGACAATGGGAATGACGGTGCAATCTCTGCATCTGTTAATAAAGTTAAGCTCTTGAAAGATGCACACAGTTGGGCCGACAGTAATTTAATCGAGGATGTACTAGCTGCTGTGAATAATGATGTCAGCCAAGCATCTGATTTGTTGAAAGCTATGGTCTCTCCTGACTTGCAGACTGGAGAGGGCACAACATCTGGCCAACCTGCTGCTGTGATGAATAAAACACATGGATTACCATCAGAAAGTGCTGCAGCAGGCAATGCAAATCCAGATAGCTCACAGTTGTTGCTGCCGCCGATGAATTTTCCCTCTATACCCTTGCAGCCTGAATTCGAAGAGATTGATGATGATTACTTAAACTACCGGAAAGATGCACTGAAGATGCTGAG GGCTGCCACAAAGCATTCCCAGTCTGCCAGCAATGCATTCTTGAGAGGTGACCATGCTGCTGCCAAGGAACTCTCTCTCAGAGCTCAGGAAGAGCGGGCAGCTGCTGAAAAGCTGAATAACAAGGCAGCGGAAGAAATATTTCGGCTTAGGAATAGCAATAATGACATCTGGAAGATAGACATGCATGGTCTTCATGCATCAGAGGCTGTGGCAGTATTGGAGAGGCATCTCCACATGATAGAGTTCCAGCAACCTGGGAATAAGTCAGCTTCAACTGAGGACTTAGCTAAGTTGGAGTCTGCATATTCTGAATCAACCACTGGTTCAAACATTGAGCTTGCCACTGAGAAGGTGGTCTTACGCCGGCCTAAGCAGTCTATCTTACATGTGATCACAG GGATGGGTAACCATAGCAAAGGGCAGGCTTCACTGCCTGTTGCCGTTAGGGGTTTCCTTATTGAGAACGG GTATCGATTTGATGAGCCGAGGCCTGGTGTTTTTGCGGTTCGTCCGAAATTCCGCCGCAGGTGA